The DNA region GAGCCTACTCGCGATCTAACAGATCAACAAGGAGTTGGAATCAACAGATCATCAGAGAAGGAGGGACGCAGATGAGAAGAATAGCCATCGTAGTTTTGCTTGCAGCGGCGTTGGTGCTGCCTCCAGCAGCCATTGCCGGCGAGAGTAAGGAACTTGTGATCGCTTCCTGGGGAGGAGCCTTCCAGAAAGCCCAGCGGGAAGCCTATTTCGATCCCTTTGAAAAGGCGACCGGAATCAAGGTGATCGACGTTTCGCCCCCAAAGGCGTCCAAGGTAAAGGCCATGGTGCAGAGCGGTAACGTAGAGTGGGACGTCGTGGTGGCAGCCGGGGGCATTTTCATGCCCTGTCTGAAGCAGGGTCTGGTGGAGAAGATCGATTACAAGTATTTCGATAAGGAAACCCTGGAAGGGCTCTACCCCGAGGCCAAGAAACCGCATGCCGTGGGAACGTTCTATTTTTCCTACGTCATGGCCTACAGCACGGAGGTTTATTCGAAGGCTCATCATCCTCGTAATTGGGCCGAGTTCTGGGATGTGAAAAAATTCCCAGGACCGAGAACACTCCATGATCTTTCTACGGCAGGTGTGGGCGGCTGGGAATTCGCTCTCCTGGCAGACGGCTTTCCAAAAGACCAGATATACGTGAATCCGGATCTGGATAGGGCCTTCAAGAAACTGACAGAAATAAAGCCCTATGTTGTGAAGTGGTGGAGGCAGGGTGCGGAACCAGGGCAGCTTTTCATGGATAAAGAGGTCGTTTTGGGCAGTGCTTACAACGGGCGCGTTCAGAGACTAAAGGAGCAGGGAGGACCTGTAGACTACATCTGGAATGAGGGGGTGATATGCCTCGAATATTTCTTCATCCCAAAAGGCGCTCCTAACTATGAGAATGCGCTCAAGTTCATAGCCTTTGCGTCCAAGCCGGGCCGACAGGCACACTTTTCAAAGCTCTTTGCATACGGTCCTGTGAACAAGGATGCTTTCAAACTGCTTACCGAAGAGCGGGCACATGTTCTCCCAAGTTATCCCGAGAATAAGGAGAAACAGGTGCTGCTCAGAGACGAGTGGTGTCCGGATAATACCCCAAAGGTTATCGAGCGTTGGAATACCTGGATACTGGAGAAGTAAGGCACAGCTTGGAGGAGGCGGTGGGAAGGGGGTGTCTTTCCATTGCCTCCTCATTGTTTGCCGGGACTCATGGGGGATTCCGAAGCACAGGGTTTCCCGGAATGACAGGCCCAGAGGAAAAGCGGTCAGAACTCGCGGCTTCAAACAAAAAGGCCG from Deltaproteobacteria bacterium includes:
- a CDS encoding ABC transporter substrate-binding protein encodes the protein MRRIAIVVLLAAALVLPPAAIAGESKELVIASWGGAFQKAQREAYFDPFEKATGIKVIDVSPPKASKVKAMVQSGNVEWDVVVAAGGIFMPCLKQGLVEKIDYKYFDKETLEGLYPEAKKPHAVGTFYFSYVMAYSTEVYSKAHHPRNWAEFWDVKKFPGPRTLHDLSTAGVGGWEFALLADGFPKDQIYVNPDLDRAFKKLTEIKPYVVKWWRQGAEPGQLFMDKEVVLGSAYNGRVQRLKEQGGPVDYIWNEGVICLEYFFIPKGAPNYENALKFIAFASKPGRQAHFSKLFAYGPVNKDAFKLLTEERAHVLPSYPENKEKQVLLRDEWCPDNTPKVIERWNTWILEK